Proteins encoded by one window of Mailhella massiliensis:
- the tnpA gene encoding IS200/IS605 family transposase, whose protein sequence is MAKEQNLAHTKWLCRYHIVFTPKYRRKVIYGQYREEIGKIIRQLCNYKGIEIIEGHMMIDHVHMLVMIPPKYAISSVMGYIKGKSSLMIFDKFSQLKYRYGNRRFWSVGYYVSTAGLNEATIRKYIRDQDREDIMLDKRTCREYTDPFSPKQGKLL, encoded by the coding sequence ATGGCGAAAGAACAAAATCTGGCACATACGAAATGGCTGTGTAGGTACCATATTGTCTTCACTCCGAAGTATAGGAGAAAAGTGATTTACGGGCAATACCGTGAAGAAATAGGAAAAATAATACGACAGCTTTGTAATTACAAGGGAATCGAAATTATTGAGGGACATATGATGATAGACCATGTGCATATGCTTGTCATGATACCGCCGAAGTATGCGATATCGTCGGTTATGGGGTATATAAAGGGTAAAAGTTCACTGATGATTTTTGATAAATTTTCCCAGCTGAAATACCGGTATGGCAATCGGAGATTCTGGAGCGTGGGATATTACGTCAGCACAGCAGGTTTGAACGAAGCAACGATCAGGAAATATATACGGGATCAGGATAGAGAAGATATCATGCTTGATAAGAGGACGTGCAGGGAATATACGGATCCGTTCAGTCCAAAGCAGGGAAAGCTCCTTTAG